Proteins encoded by one window of Nasonia vitripennis strain AsymCx chromosome 5, Nvit_psr_1.1, whole genome shotgun sequence:
- the LOC100121877 gene encoding methylglutaconyl-CoA hydratase, mitochondrial has protein sequence MVFLVRRVSVSLLKAASVSVRALSTKVQLKEDSSPGKEIVLKYLDGKDNGIAVLGLNRPEARNAFGKNLVSQLSDAVSTIEQDKKVRVLILRSLVPKVFCAGADLRERSKMEPQEVANFVSSLRDLMRDLEALSAPVISALDGVALGGGLEMALASDIRTASVEAKMGLVETKLAIIPGAGGTQRLPRIVGPALAKELIYTARILDGIEAHKIGLVNRVVAQNKEGDAAYQAALHIAREILPNGPIGVKLAKVAISKGIEVSIDDGFEIEKQCYAQLLDTEDRIEGLAAFASKRVPVYRGL, from the exons ATGGTATTCCTGGTGCGTCGCGTGAGCGTCAGCCTGCTGAAGGCGGCCTCGGTGTCCGTGCGAGCTCTGTCCACCAAAGTCCAGCTGAAGGAGGACAGCAGTCCCGGGAAGGAGATCGTCCTGAAGTACCTGGACGGCAAGGACAACGGAATCGCGGTTCTCGGCCTCAACCGACCCGAGGCTCGCAACGCCTTCGGCAAGAACCTCGTGAGTCAGCTGTCGGACGCCGTGTCGACGATCGAGCAGGACAAGAAAGTCCGCGTGCTGATTCTGCGCAGCCTTGTGCCCAAGGTCTTCTGCGCCGGAGCTGATCTGCGAGAGCGCAGCAAGATGGAGCCCCAGGAGGTGGCTAATTTCGTCAGCTCGCTGAGGGACCTCATGCGCGATCTCGAGGCCCTCTCGGCCCCCGTCATCTCGGCTCTCGACGGAGTGGCTCTTGGAGGCGGACTGGAGATGGCTCTGGCCAGTGACATCAGGACAGCCTCGGTCGAGGCGAAGATGGGCCTCGTCGAGACGAAGCTGGCTATCATTCCCGGAGCCGGTGGTACCCAGAGACTGCCCAGGATCGTCGGACCCGCTTTAGCCAAAGAGCTCATCTACACCGCGAGAATTTTGGACGGCATCGAGGCGCACAAAATCGGTCTGGTGAACCGCGTCGTGGCGCAGAACAAGGAGGGAGACGCCGCCTATCAGGCCGCTCTTCACATCGCCAGAGAGATCCTGCCGAATGGGCCGATCGGTGTCAA ACTGGCCAAGGTGGCGATTTCAAAGGGTATCGAAGTATCGATAGATGACGGCTTTGAGATCGAGAAACAATGCTACGCTCAGCTTTTGGATACGGAAGACAGGATCGAAGGCTTGGCAGCTTTCGCCTCGAAACGTGTACCCGTTTACCGAGGGCTGTGA
- the LOC100121864 gene encoding phosphomannomutase, with protein sequence MSNKIICLFDVDGTLTQPQQTIEAALDSYIQDDLKKVFDVAIVGGSDINKIKKQLGEENLFKKYDYVFAENGLIAYKDGKKLPSETIQSIIGEEALQDFINFALRYIADLKLPFKRGTFIEFRTGMLNISPVGRNCTTEERNQFNEYDQEHQIREKFIQALKREFPNLALTYSIGGQISFDVFPNGWDKTYCLRHIEGYEEIHFFGDKTREGGNDYEIYESDLTVGHSVTGPDDTLKQLKVLINMIDERRSKEQLNFPMQCV encoded by the exons ATGTCGAATAAGATCATCTGCTTGTTCGATGTTGATGGTACCCTGACCCAGCCGCAACAG ACGATCGAAGCTGCTCTTGATTCCTATATCCAAGATGACTTGAAAAAGGTGTTCGATGTAGCGATTGTCGGCGGTTCGGACatcaacaaaataaaaaaacagctcGGAGAGGAGAATCTCTTCAAGAAGTACGACTACGTTTTCGCTGAAAACGGCTTGATAGCGTACAAGGATGGTAAAAAGTTACCATCAGAG ACCATTCAAAGTATTATTGGAGAAGAGGCTTTGcaagattttataaatttcgcACTCCGTTACATTGCTGATCTGAAGCTGCCCTTCAAAAGAGGCACCTTCATCGAATTTAGAACTGGCATGCTTAATATTTCGCCTGTAGGCCGTAACTGCACAACTGAAGAGCGCAACCAATTCAACGAGTACGATCAAGAACATCAAATTCGCGAAAAGTTCATCCAGGCGTTGAAGAGGGAATTCCCTAACTTAGCGCTGACGTACAGCATAG GCGGACAAATTTCCTTTGACGTTTTTCCCAACGGATGGGACAAAACGTACTGCCTGCGGCACATTGAAGGATACGAAGAAATTCACTTTTTCGGCGACAAGACAAGAGAAGGGGGAAATGACTACGAGATTTACGAGAGTGATCTAACTGTAGGCCATTCAGTGACAGGTCCCGATGATACCTTGAAACAACTCAAGGTCTTGATCAATATGATCGACGAGAGAAGAAGCAAAGAGCAACTTAACTTTCCAATGCAATGCGTGTAA
- the LOC100119668 gene encoding N-sulphoglucosamine sulphohydrolase, producing MKGLREVLGIWLLLVCVWAKVPAKPRNAVLLLADDAGFEMRSYLNKICQTPNLDGLAKSGLIFNNAYTSVSSCSPSRASLLTGQPSHQNGMYGLHHGVHHFNSFEQIESLPKMLHQKNIRTGIIGKKHVGPSHAYPFDFAYTEENESILQVGRNITRIKLLVREFLSSNRNQPFFLYVAFHDPHRCGHSHPEFGSFCEKFGNGEPGMGHIPDWNPIYYQWEQVKLPYHVQDTEPARRDIAAQYTTMSRLDQGIGLILKELETAGVKDDTLVIYTSDNGIPYTSGRTNLYDPGMAEPMIISSPYHTDRHNEATYSMTSLLDITPTLLDWFGLTTDKKIEKHLGSLTGKSLIPLLTKEPIEQNTTAVFASQTHHEVTMYYPMRVVRTKKYKLIHNLNHKMPFPIDQDFYISPTFQDLLNRTRTNQSLRWYKTDLKNYYYRPEWEMYDLKYDPEELNNIATKKSVEPIFKELQQMLTEWQQKTKDPWLCSPNGVLEPFEGDKKNLQCMQLDNF from the exons ATGAAGGGCCTGCGAGAGGTTCTGGGCATCTGGCTGCTCCTGGTGTGCGTCTGGGCCAAGGTACCAGCGAAACCGAGGAACGCGGTGTTGCTTCTGG CCGACGACGCGGGTTTCGAAATGAGATCGTACCTCAACAAAATATGCCAGACTCCGAATCTCGACGGACTAGCTAAAAGCGGTCTCATATTCAATAATGCCTACACCTCCGTCAGTAGCTGCTCGCCAAG CCGAGCTTCACTGCTGACCGGCCAGCCGAGCCATCAGAATGGCATGTACGGACTTCATCATGGTGTTCATCATTTCAATTCGTTCGAGCAGATCGAGAGTTTGCCCAAGATGCTTCACCAGAAGAACATACGAACTG GCATAATCGGCAAGAAGCACGTCGGTCCGAGCCACGCTTACCCCTTCGATTTCGCCTACACAGAGGAGAACGAATCCATCCTCCAAGTTGGCCGCAACATCACGCGCATCAAGCTCCTCGTTCGCGAGTTTCTCTCCAGCAACCGCAACCA GCCGTTTTTCCTATACGTGGCTTTCCACGATCCGCACCGATGCGGACACTCGCACCCGGAGTTCGGCAGCTTCTGCGAGAAGTTCGGCAATGGTGAGCCTGGCATGGGTCACATTCCTGATTGGAATCCGATTTACTATCAATGGGAACAGGTCAAGCTGCCCTACCACGTGCAGGACACCGAGCCAGCCAGGCGAGACATCGCTGCTCAGTACACGACCATGTCGAGGCTTGACCAGGGTATTGGCTTGATACTGAAGGAGCTCGAAACAGCTGGAGTGAAGGATGACACCCTGGTCATCTACACTTCGGATAATGGAATACCCTACACCAGTGGTAGAACGAATCTCTACGATCCAG GAATGGCCGAGCCGATGATCATATCTTCGCCGTACCACACTGACAGACACAACGAGGCCACTTACAGCATGACTTCTCTCCTGGATATCACGCCGACTTTGCTGGACTGGTTTGGCTTGACCACAGACAAGAAGATCGAGAAGCATCTCGGATCTCTTACCGGAAAATCGCTGATTCCCCTGTTGACGAAAG AACCGATTGAGCAGAACACTACAGCTGTTTTTGCCAGTCAGACCCATCACGAAGTGACAATGTACTACCCGATGAGGGTGGTGAGAACCAAAAAGTACAAGcttattcataatctgaaTCACAAGATGCCATTCCCCATTGATCAAGACTTCTACATATCGCCGACGTTCCAA GATCTGTTGAACAGGACTCGCACAAATCAATCTCTTAGATGGTACAAGACAgacttgaaaaattattactaCAGACCTGAATGGGAGATGTACGATTTGAAGTATGACCCTGAAGAATTGAACAACATAGCTACCAAAAAATCTGTAGAA CCAATATTTAAGGAGCTTCAGCAAATGCTTACCGAGTGGCAACAGAAAACAAAAGATCCATGGCTGTGTTCACCAAACGGTGTTTTAGAACCATTCGAAGGAGACAAAAAAAATCTTCAATGCATGCAACTTgacaatttttaa